In Onthophagus taurus isolate NC chromosome 6, IU_Otau_3.0, whole genome shotgun sequence, a genomic segment contains:
- the LOC111420306 gene encoding caspase-8-like produces MGSSQSQSSNKIDDSSSNTSDSEDSDDYQSIASDMEKPENLSQLTSDAAFTSRYIFHKPSMDEIGVLDNNLDINDKISLIYLLYDHPNKACEMLERSFDGVVKEWFKLEGQFIQEWHLKVLEALCIIKHFKGLKILGHNKADMTSTFLPFNKLVSVKVNKIRKALYCIFEDLQPNEVDQLFKILQQDILKKYISTILDKNNLELTFLHLEMSGYISLINLTNLIFLFKQMGLLSVWEDFKMLQENICFSTHDQIGPPVGATSINWGQSANSSFMNDDVTQRNIDHYDNQYLQNVGEVQEKSTIQQSRNREICDIEDSYHVDPLKPGLLLIIDNENFYTENRQQFKHLLPNLSRKLEDRSGTKTDRESLQKVFTNLNFNVVVKDNLRHDQIKEDIKDCIKTVEKENYSSLFIAILSHGDKGVIYGCNTIPVDIAEIQKTLYAKSLSGKPKILIIQACQGENRQRIDDEYTTDGVDSSTLKLTSPKTADVLAFYATIPDYTAIRHLKNGTWFIQSLCEKMASTKDSHFEEICLEVKRDVVKKRWGTVVMVPLVESSLTKKLYLPGNVTKKISFNFESRC; encoded by the exons ATGGGCTCCAGCCAATCCCAAAGCAGCAATAAGATAGACGATTCGTCCTCCAACACCAGCGATTCAGAAGATTCTGATGATTATCAATCTATAGCAT CTGATATGGAGAAGCCAGAGAATTTGTCACAACTTACTTCAGATGCTGCCTTTACATCAAgatatatttttcataaacctAGTATGGATGAAATTGGTGTATTAGACAATAATTTAGATATAAACGATaagatttctttaatttatttattgtatgaTCATCCCAACAAAGCATGTGAGATGTTAGAACGTTCTTTTGATGGTGTTGTTAAAGAATGGTTCAAATTGGAAGGACAATTTATTCAAGAATGGCATTTGAAGGTATTGGAAGCTTTATGTAtaatcaaacattttaaaggtttaaaaattttgg GTCACAACAAAGCAGATATGACATCAACGTTTTTACCGTTTAATAAATTGGTTTCTGTGAaggtaaataaaattagaaaagcgttgtattgtatttttgaagatttacAGCCTAATGAAGTGgatcaattatttaaaattttacaacaagatattttaaagaaatatatatccacgattttagataaaaataatttggagTTAACATTTCTACATTTGGAAATGTCAGGTTATATTTCgcttattaatttaacaaatctaatctttttatttaaacaaatggGTTTGTTAAGTGTTTGGGAAgactttaaaatgcttcaagaaaatatttgtttctcAACTCATGACCAGATTGGACCACCTGTGGGTGCAACTAGTATAAATTGGGGCCAATCGGCTAATTCATCTTTTATGAATGATGATGTAACACAACGCAACATTGATCACTATGATAATCAGTATCTCCAAAACGTTGGGGAAGTACAAGAAAAAAGTACAATTCAACAATCAAGAAACAGGGAAATTTGTGATATCGAGGATAGTTATCATGTTGACCCTTTAAAACCTGGCTTACTGTTAATTattgataatgaaaatttttatactgaAAATAGACAACAATTTAAG cATTTGTTACCAAATCTTTCACGAAAATTAGAAGACCGATCAGGGACAAAAACCGACCGAGAAAGTTTACAAAAAGTAttcacaaatttaaatttcaatgttGTCGTAAAAGATAACTTACGCCACGATCAGATCAAAGAAGATATTAAAGATTGCATTAAAACCGtcgaaaaagaaaactatTCTTCTTTATTCATTGCGATTTTGTCGCATGGTGATAAAGGGGTTATTTACGGATGTAATACGATCCCAGTTGATATAGctgaaatacaaaaaactttatatGCGAAATCTTTATCGGGTAAAccgaaaattttgattatacaAGCTTGTCAAGGCGAAAATCGACAAAGAA ttgatGATGAATACACGACAGATGGGGTTGACTCATCCACACTAAAATTAACATCACCAAAAACGGCGGATGTTTTAGCTTTTTATGCCACAATTCCGGATTATACAGCCATAAGGCATTTGAAAAATGGTACTTGGTTTATACAATCACTTTGTGAAAAAATGGCTTCCACTAAAga tagTCATTTTGAGGAGATTTGTTTGGAAGTTAAACGAGATGTAGTAAAGAAACGATGGGGAACTGTTGTAATGGTACCTTTGGTTGAATCatcattaacaaaaaaattatatttacctggaaatgttacaaaaaagatTAGTTTTAACTTTGAGAGTCGTTGTTAa